In a single window of the Nitrospira sp. MA-1 genome:
- a CDS encoding DUF4040 domain-containing protein: MMYSVNIALLLLLVLTAASATFLVKELMSSVFILGSYSFFLSLVWAWLGAVDVAFVEAVIGAGLGTVLFLITLFDTAPKDSRLRRPPPPLAGVLGLPLLGLLLLLAANDLPQFGDPTSPPNVHISPVYLQNSYADTLTPNVVTSVLMDYRAFDTLIETVVIFTAGIACALLLREPGS, from the coding sequence ATGATGTATTCAGTGAATATTGCTTTGCTGTTACTCCTGGTCCTGACGGCCGCCAGCGCAACATTTTTGGTCAAGGAATTGATGAGTTCAGTGTTTATTCTCGGGTCGTATAGTTTTTTCCTATCTCTAGTTTGGGCTTGGCTGGGTGCGGTGGATGTGGCATTTGTGGAAGCGGTTATTGGGGCTGGATTGGGCACGGTGTTGTTCCTCATCACCCTGTTTGATACCGCTCCAAAAGATAGCCGCCTTCGTCGTCCCCCTCCTCCTCTGGCAGGAGTGCTGGGCTTGCCCTTGTTGGGCCTGCTGTTGTTACTCGCGGCTAATGATCTTCCTCAGTTTGGCGACCCGACCTCACCGCCCAACGTGCATATTTCTCCTGTGTACTTACAGAATAGCTATGCGGACACGCTCACGCCGAATGTGGTCACCTCGGTGCTGATGGACTATCGGGCATTTGATACGTTGATTGAGACCGTGGTGATTTTTACGGCTGGCATTGCCTGTGCGTTGTTATTAAGGGAGCCAGGCTCATGA
- a CDS encoding MnhB domain-containing protein, producing the protein MKQIHDSIIVQSMSRLLIPLAQLFAFYVLFFGQYGPGGGFVAGVIWTTSMILAFLVFGLKSPQGRLVEKVLHGDGIGLIIFVGVGGLCLIGGGEFLNYANLEIPGLDAPARRYMGILLAQIGVAVDVAVTGISIVLSLAYHDTEQEYDV; encoded by the coding sequence ATGAAACAGATCCATGACAGCATCATTGTTCAGAGCATGAGTCGATTGCTCATTCCTCTGGCACAGTTATTTGCCTTTTATGTCTTGTTCTTCGGCCAGTACGGCCCGGGAGGAGGATTTGTAGCTGGCGTCATTTGGACGACCAGTATGATCCTGGCCTTTTTGGTGTTTGGGCTGAAGTCCCCTCAGGGGCGTCTGGTAGAAAAGGTGTTGCATGGCGATGGGATCGGATTGATTATTTTTGTGGGAGTGGGTGGTTTATGTCTCATCGGAGGTGGGGAATTTCTAAACTATGCCAATTTGGAAATTCCGGGTTTGGATGCTCCGGCACGTCGGTACATGGGGATTCTATTAGCACAAATCGGGGTGGCCGTGGACGTGGCGGTGACCGGAATCTCTATTGTTCTCAGCTTGGCCTATCACGATACTGAGCAGGAGTATGATGTTTGA
- a CDS encoding cation:proton antiporter subunit C has translation MMFELIGGWLQRPNYIAFVLLFLWGIYIMVTRYNLVKKLIGMYLMQTSVIFFLVTTSAKRDATVPILLSTTEIIQPEVYANPLPHVLTLTAIVVGVATLGVSLALADAIYKKYGSLDEEEILKRME, from the coding sequence ATGATGTTTGAGTTGATTGGGGGGTGGCTCCAGCGCCCCAACTATATTGCCTTTGTTCTTCTGTTTCTGTGGGGCATCTATATTATGGTGACCCGGTACAATCTGGTGAAAAAACTCATCGGGATGTATCTCATGCAAACAAGTGTGATTTTTTTTCTCGTCACGACAAGTGCCAAGCGAGACGCTACGGTGCCTATTTTGCTCTCCACTACGGAGATTATTCAGCCGGAAGTCTACGCCAATCCTCTCCCTCATGTTCTGACATTGACGGCGATTGTCGTGGGCGTTGCCACCCTGGGAGTATCTTTGGCCCTGGCCGATGCCATTTATAAAAAATACGGCAGCCTGGACGAAGAAGAAATTCTCAAAAGGATGGAATGA
- a CDS encoding proton-conducting transporter membrane subunit, protein MTRHLPVILFLLPLGLAICLPLIGVRRREWCRPLAIGVLAAMVPVSFASLAGVLQNGTIHYDFGGWAAPVGIEWVADGLASIMTVALSLVGLVCITFLSSVLFPYLGSRIVPFYTLVLLLIASLIGMVFAGDLFNLFVFLEVSALCAYALVGLAGGKALVAGFRYLILGTFGASLYLLGVGYLYAETGTLNMADLAQRVPPLVGSKAIAVGVLFMFIGLGIKMALVPLHGWLPDAYTYAPDRVSPMLASLVTKVALYGWIRIMFWVLGAHAVVYRIPVLFLVGVLGALAALVGAFLALSQTEIKRMFAYGGLSHIGLILVGISLGNQTGFVGGVFYLLNDAVMQAGLFFWAGAIIHLYGVRTIEDLGRLQGGAGWMSVALVVIALSMIGIPPTGGFFGKWYIILGAVEAQNYLAIVAVLIATLLTLAYFAKLFERLFRDRSAQQPLPIREIPLAVRIGLGATSVGVIVLGVMSDHIVSFLLKNALPPGL, encoded by the coding sequence ATGACGCGACACCTTCCCGTAATCCTTTTCCTCTTACCTCTCGGTTTGGCCATTTGTCTACCATTAATCGGTGTCAGGCGTCGGGAGTGGTGCCGGCCATTAGCGATTGGTGTGCTGGCTGCCATGGTCCCGGTCTCATTCGCCAGTCTGGCAGGAGTTCTTCAAAACGGGACCATTCATTATGACTTTGGGGGATGGGCGGCCCCGGTTGGGATTGAGTGGGTGGCGGACGGATTGGCCAGCATCATGACTGTGGCTTTAAGTCTCGTCGGGTTGGTATGTATCACCTTCCTCAGCTCGGTATTATTTCCCTATCTCGGCAGTCGGATTGTCCCTTTTTATACCCTGGTCCTGTTATTGATCGCCAGTCTGATCGGCATGGTGTTTGCCGGAGATCTGTTCAATCTTTTCGTTTTTTTAGAAGTATCCGCCTTGTGTGCCTATGCCTTGGTTGGATTGGCTGGTGGGAAAGCTCTTGTCGCAGGATTCCGGTATTTAATTCTAGGCACGTTCGGAGCTTCCCTGTATCTCCTGGGGGTAGGGTACTTATATGCTGAAACGGGCACGCTCAATATGGCGGATCTGGCGCAGCGGGTGCCACCCTTGGTGGGCTCTAAGGCCATCGCTGTCGGAGTGTTATTTATGTTTATCGGTCTGGGGATCAAGATGGCGTTGGTACCGCTCCACGGGTGGTTGCCGGATGCCTACACATATGCTCCGGACCGCGTATCACCCATGCTGGCTTCGCTAGTGACCAAGGTCGCCCTCTATGGATGGATCCGTATCATGTTTTGGGTGCTCGGAGCCCATGCGGTAGTCTACCGGATTCCCGTTCTGTTTTTAGTGGGAGTGTTGGGCGCTCTTGCTGCTTTGGTTGGCGCATTCCTGGCTTTGTCCCAGACAGAAATTAAACGCATGTTTGCCTATGGAGGGCTTTCGCATATCGGATTGATTCTGGTGGGCATTAGTCTTGGGAATCAAACCGGTTTTGTCGGAGGAGTGTTTTATCTCTTGAATGATGCTGTGATGCAGGCGGGTTTGTTTTTCTGGGCAGGGGCGATTATTCACCTGTATGGGGTTCGCACAATTGAGGATCTTGGGCGATTGCAAGGAGGAGCGGGATGGATGTCGGTTGCTCTGGTGGTCATAGCCCTGTCGATGATCGGAATTCCTCCAACAGGGGGATTTTTTGGAAAATGGTATATTATTCTTGGCGCCGTGGAAGCGCAGAACTACCTAGCCATTGTCGCGGTGCTGATTGCGACTCTGTTAACTCTTGCCTACTTCGCTAAATTGTTTGAACGGCTGTTTCGGGACCGGTCCGCCCAGCAGCCTCTTCCCATACGTGAGATTCCGTTGGCGGTGCGAATTGGTCTCGGCGCAACCTCAGTAGGGGTCATTGTGTTGGGAGTGATGAGCGATCACATTGTCAGCTTTCTCCTCAAGAATGCGCTTCCGCCTGGGCTTTAG
- a CDS encoding NADH-quinone oxidoreductase subunit L, which produces MAFLILIPLLPLMAVLILVLGKLWLGEQGHKIGIPAMALSFACSIIAFAQVATDGAFSIPLYRLIHSGDLVVDLGLYVDQLTVLLLLLVTGVSSVVHVYASRYMIGDPRYNRFFAVIALFTFSMIMLVMSNNLLMMFVFWEIMGICSYLLISHWGERQPSAQAATKAFLVNSVADVGFGFGVILSYSTFGTLDIQTILAEAPSIQGNTINLFGWIGLDFPIHIITLITLFLFLGAMGKSAQMPFHVWLPFAMEAPTPVSALIHAATMVNAGPFLLVRMSPLVILSPDAMTVIAVIGGLTAIFATLVSLTQVDIKRMLAFSTIGQIGFMIMTCGVGAFVLSIFHMLAHGCLKGFLFLSTGNALRVVGSHGHEPTSFSPHVSSNHSLWPIVSGALVLACFPPFLIFFGPYEQLWMIQPGSSGQWTFWILGLLTVFFSAMYVMRGALLLFNQPLSTAREDGMGSQAMKPRFFSPIHLLGILAIIGIVGSLLLILWSWFAEFLSPVVGHRMPYIPEKSSSGPGLQGILAFAVAVCGIVVGFFSMTKFSGSWFQQSEMGKRWYVHFLNKLYFDEMYEAFVVAPTIWFARWLWRVVDRKVFDALIMGIANVSVLAAKWMWRVVDLRGIDGLVVGLGRNSVGIAGWLWRVVDLRGVDRVVVGIGQRSLGIADWLWKSIEIKVLDKNVNRAGNQAETTGNLMRELEPRTLQHHLLVMIFWLILGIGLLFWLVV; this is translated from the coding sequence ATGGCATTCCTCATCCTTATTCCCCTCCTTCCTCTGATGGCCGTTCTGATTCTCGTGCTGGGGAAACTCTGGCTAGGCGAGCAAGGTCATAAAATCGGGATCCCGGCGATGGCCCTCTCCTTCGCTTGTTCCATCATCGCGTTTGCTCAAGTGGCAACCGACGGGGCCTTTTCCATCCCTCTCTATCGCCTGATCCATTCTGGCGACCTGGTTGTCGATTTGGGGTTGTATGTCGACCAACTCACCGTGTTGCTTCTGCTCTTGGTGACCGGTGTGAGCAGCGTGGTGCATGTATACGCGTCCCGCTATATGATCGGCGATCCCCGGTATAACCGATTCTTTGCCGTCATCGCGTTGTTTACGTTTTCGATGATCATGCTGGTCATGAGCAATAACCTGCTCATGATGTTTGTGTTCTGGGAAATCATGGGTATCTGTTCCTATTTGTTGATTTCTCATTGGGGTGAGCGGCAGCCATCTGCTCAGGCGGCAACCAAGGCCTTTCTCGTGAATTCGGTTGCGGATGTGGGGTTTGGTTTCGGGGTCATTCTGAGCTATTCCACTTTTGGAACATTGGATATCCAGACGATTTTAGCGGAAGCCCCATCCATACAGGGAAACACCATCAACCTGTTCGGCTGGATCGGGTTGGACTTCCCGATTCATATCATCACGCTCATTACACTCTTTTTATTCTTGGGTGCCATGGGAAAATCCGCACAAATGCCATTTCACGTCTGGCTACCCTTTGCCATGGAAGCGCCTACGCCAGTTTCGGCTTTGATTCACGCCGCGACCATGGTGAATGCGGGGCCCTTCTTGTTGGTTCGCATGAGTCCCCTCGTGATACTTTCGCCTGATGCCATGACTGTCATTGCGGTAATTGGGGGCCTCACGGCCATTTTTGCGACTCTGGTCTCCCTGACTCAGGTGGACATTAAACGCATGCTGGCGTTTTCCACGATTGGTCAAATCGGTTTTATGATCATGACCTGTGGAGTCGGGGCTTTTGTGTTATCTATTTTCCATATGCTGGCCCATGGCTGTTTGAAGGGATTTTTATTTTTATCGACGGGAAATGCGCTTCGTGTGGTTGGTTCTCATGGACATGAACCAACTTCATTTTCCCCACATGTGTCCTCGAACCATTCCTTGTGGCCAATCGTATCAGGGGCATTGGTGTTAGCCTGTTTCCCCCCCTTCCTTATTTTTTTCGGACCATATGAGCAATTGTGGATGATTCAACCGGGGTCCTCAGGCCAATGGACCTTTTGGATACTGGGGCTTTTGACGGTATTTTTTTCCGCCATGTATGTCATGCGCGGTGCTCTGTTGTTGTTTAATCAACCTCTATCCACCGCACGTGAAGATGGAATGGGAAGCCAGGCCATGAAGCCTCGTTTCTTTTCCCCCATTCATCTTCTGGGAATCTTGGCGATCATTGGAATTGTCGGGAGCCTATTACTGATCTTATGGAGTTGGTTTGCCGAATTTCTATCCCCGGTCGTGGGACATCGGATGCCGTATATACCAGAAAAATCTTCGAGTGGGCCTGGCTTGCAAGGTATTCTAGCTTTTGCCGTTGCTGTATGCGGTATCGTGGTTGGGTTCTTTTCCATGACAAAATTTTCCGGATCCTGGTTTCAACAATCAGAAATGGGCAAGCGCTGGTATGTCCATTTCCTGAATAAATTGTATTTTGACGAAATGTATGAAGCCTTTGTTGTGGCGCCCACTATCTGGTTTGCCCGATGGCTATGGCGGGTTGTCGACCGGAAAGTGTTTGACGCCCTGATCATGGGAATCGCGAATGTGTCGGTGTTGGCGGCGAAGTGGATGTGGCGGGTGGTGGACCTTCGCGGAATTGACGGGCTGGTGGTGGGTTTAGGTCGAAACAGCGTAGGAATTGCCGGGTGGCTCTGGCGGGTGGTGGATCTTCGAGGTGTCGATCGGGTCGTGGTAGGTATCGGTCAACGTAGCCTTGGTATCGCCGACTGGCTATGGAAAAGTATCGAGATCAAAGTTCTCGACAAGAATGTAAATCGTGCCGGGAATCAAGCAGAGACTACCGGGAATTTGATGCGGGAATTGGAACCCCGCACATTACAGCACCACTTACTGGTCATGATTTTCTGGCTCATTTTAGGCATTGGGCTATTATTTTGGCTTGTTGTGTGA
- a CDS encoding NADH-quinone oxidoreductase subunit M yields MNTIFIEHLLSVMIAVPFVGIAIIACIQNQEWIRRVALGCTMGDGALSLVLLKEFDFSIQGMQFVERMAWMPTFNIQYAVGVDGISLLLVLLTTLLCPFCVLCSWQSITTRVRSFMAMILLVEGAMIVVFTALDLFLFFMLWEVTMIPMYFMIILWGGPQRIAAGIKFVLYSLSGSLILLLAILGLYVEGGRTFDILALAEKTYSPDAQFWIFLAFFLAFAIKLPMLPFHTWLPDAHSEAPTAGSVLLAGVLLKMGGYGFLRFCLPMFPEASVTFAPFILWLSVAAIVYGGYMALAQSDLKKLVAYSSISHMGFVTLGIFVFNNHGIQGAILQMVNHGITTGALFLAVGQLYDRTHSRSIQDYGGLQKSMPRFVALFCLFSVASFGLPGTCNFIGEFLVLVGTSFESYVMVLLSMGGIVLAAAYMLWMLQRVVLGQPKNSTIAQLPDLSMRELATVIPLAVLILGIGLYPSPLMEMMDSSVTHLAQHMAQYQVGMIHEVAIR; encoded by the coding sequence ATGAACACAATCTTTATTGAACATCTTTTGAGTGTCATGATTGCCGTCCCGTTTGTGGGCATTGCGATTATCGCCTGTATTCAGAATCAGGAATGGATTCGGCGCGTGGCTCTCGGGTGTACCATGGGGGATGGTGCTCTCTCATTGGTGCTATTAAAAGAGTTCGATTTTTCCATTCAAGGCATGCAATTCGTGGAGCGGATGGCATGGATGCCGACCTTTAATATTCAATATGCTGTCGGTGTGGATGGGATTAGTCTTCTCCTGGTTTTACTCACGACTTTGCTCTGCCCGTTTTGCGTGCTCTGTTCCTGGCAATCGATCACTACCCGTGTACGCTCCTTTATGGCGATGATTCTGTTGGTCGAAGGGGCCATGATCGTCGTCTTTACCGCTCTGGATCTGTTTTTGTTCTTCATGTTGTGGGAAGTCACCATGATTCCCATGTATTTCATGATCATTCTATGGGGTGGCCCCCAGCGCATAGCCGCCGGCATCAAATTCGTCTTGTACAGTTTGTCGGGAAGCCTGATTTTACTCTTGGCGATACTCGGGTTGTATGTGGAAGGAGGGCGGACATTCGATATTTTAGCGTTGGCGGAGAAGACCTATTCCCCCGACGCCCAGTTTTGGATATTTTTGGCGTTCTTCCTGGCCTTTGCCATTAAATTACCCATGCTGCCTTTTCACACATGGCTACCGGATGCCCATTCCGAAGCTCCCACCGCCGGAAGCGTCCTGCTGGCTGGGGTGCTCTTGAAAATGGGTGGATATGGCTTTTTACGATTTTGTCTCCCTATGTTTCCTGAAGCCTCAGTGACCTTTGCCCCGTTTATCCTGTGGTTATCCGTGGCGGCTATTGTGTATGGGGGGTATATGGCCTTGGCCCAATCGGACCTGAAAAAGCTGGTGGCGTATTCGTCCATTTCGCATATGGGATTCGTGACATTGGGAATTTTCGTGTTCAATAACCATGGTATTCAAGGAGCCATCTTGCAGATGGTGAACCATGGAATAACCACAGGAGCCCTCTTTTTGGCTGTCGGTCAATTGTATGATCGGACCCATAGCCGTTCGATTCAGGATTACGGAGGATTGCAAAAATCGATGCCTAGATTTGTGGCACTTTTTTGCCTGTTTTCAGTGGCATCTTTCGGACTGCCTGGCACATGTAATTTTATTGGTGAATTTTTGGTCTTGGTCGGAACGTCTTTTGAAAGCTATGTCATGGTGTTGTTGTCCATGGGGGGCATTGTCCTCGCGGCGGCGTATATGCTCTGGATGCTCCAGCGGGTGGTGTTGGGACAACCAAAAAATTCCACCATCGCACAACTACCGGATCTCAGTATGCGTGAGCTGGCCACGGTGATCCCTCTTGCGGTATTAATCTTGGGGATCGGTTTGTACCCGTCACCACTTATGGAAATGATGGATTCGAGCGTCACGCACTTGGCTCAGCATATGGCACAGTATCAGGTGGGGATGATCCATGAGGTGGCCATTCGGTAA
- a CDS encoding OmpA family protein codes for MKLINVLLVAVACTGVVGCVSQQSHERALQEYEKSQESTAVELERLQQAVEEKQTEVMQLQETKMALEHTVEVQDQIKEEQLAAVQQEVEALYTQIRKLGNTEGVGSLPDHFFGGEPVDFQDLRAALSRIRSGLDGQIGQVSHLREENSLLEKELSALEARLKEVERLKHELELVKKAREAQEAQLAKVKYEVLTVGEEIDRITKALEDKFGKSLVVTQHHDRLVLTMLGQVLFESGEADLTPLGLTIMKQVGQVLATLPGKNIQVEGHTDNHRIYGQLQKQYPTNWELSTARATTVLRYLIEQTGMDPNQFSATGYADRRPVMTNETEEGRAQNRRVEIVLYPERVVQGNETVATLAR; via the coding sequence ATGAAACTGATCAATGTTTTACTTGTGGCAGTGGCGTGTACGGGTGTGGTCGGGTGTGTGAGTCAGCAATCACATGAACGTGCTCTTCAAGAATACGAAAAGAGCCAAGAGTCCACCGCCGTGGAACTTGAACGGTTGCAGCAGGCTGTTGAAGAGAAGCAAACTGAAGTCATGCAGCTTCAAGAAACCAAGATGGCCCTCGAGCATACCGTTGAGGTGCAAGATCAAATAAAAGAAGAACAACTAGCCGCGGTTCAACAAGAAGTCGAAGCGCTGTATACCCAAATCCGGAAACTCGGAAACACGGAAGGAGTCGGTTCTCTCCCGGATCATTTTTTCGGGGGAGAGCCGGTGGATTTCCAAGATTTGAGGGCAGCACTTTCAAGGATCAGGTCGGGTTTGGATGGGCAAATTGGCCAGGTGTCTCACCTTCGTGAAGAGAATAGTCTGTTGGAGAAGGAGCTTTCGGCTTTGGAAGCTAGGCTCAAGGAAGTGGAACGGTTAAAACATGAGTTGGAATTGGTCAAAAAAGCTCGAGAGGCTCAGGAAGCGCAACTGGCGAAGGTCAAGTATGAAGTGCTCACAGTCGGAGAAGAGATCGATCGCATTACCAAAGCGCTTGAGGACAAATTTGGCAAAAGTCTTGTGGTGACTCAACACCATGATCGATTGGTGTTGACCATGCTGGGTCAAGTCCTCTTTGAATCCGGTGAGGCGGATTTGACTCCTCTGGGGCTTACAATCATGAAACAGGTGGGCCAGGTGTTAGCGACCTTGCCAGGGAAAAACATCCAAGTTGAAGGCCACACGGACAACCACCGCATTTATGGACAGCTGCAAAAACAATATCCCACGAATTGGGAACTTTCAACCGCCCGGGCTACCACGGTATTGCGGTATCTGATTGAGCAAACCGGCATGGATCCCAACCAATTCTCAGCGACGGGCTATGCGGATAGGCGACCGGTGATGACCAATGAGACCGAGGAGGGGAGAGCGCAAAATCGTCGTGTGGAAATTGTTCTGTACCCGGAACGGGTCGTTCAGGGTAATGAAACTGTTGCAACGCTGGCCCGGTAA
- the nhaB gene encoding sodium/proton antiporter NhaB, whose amino-acid sequence MKTTVPQALIQNFLNHTPTWYKLTILGFLILNPILLMSIGSFFTGWVLILEFIFTLALALKSYPLQPGGLLALEAVLLGMTTPATVYHEALNNFQVILLLIFMVAGIYFMKDLLLFLFTKILLGVRSKVLLGLLFSIMGAFLSAFLDALTVTAVIIAVALGFYNIYHRVASGKSSQTSYDSTSDHEIDSLHRENLDNFRGFLRNLLMHGAVGTALGGVCTLVGEPQNLLIADKAGWEFLEFFLRMAPVTLPVLATGLFTCIIVEKLRWFDYGFQLPDPVRLILVEFETEQQKRRDSADTAKLIIQAIAGIWLIFALAFHLAEVGIIGLTVIVFITAFNGIIDEHQLGEAFKEALPFTALLVVFFAIVAVIQDQNLFSGIIGYGLSLEGSHQIGMFYLANGILSAISDNVFVATVYVQEVLRAYQAGTITRDQFDLLAVAINTGTNIPSVATPNGQAAFLFLLTSSLAPVIRLSYGKMVWMALPYTLTMASVGLFAVYFLLDPATAYLYDTGLLQHHSPSSSGNPTEPAVH is encoded by the coding sequence ATGAAAACGACAGTCCCTCAGGCGCTCATACAGAATTTCTTGAACCACACTCCAACCTGGTACAAGCTGACTATCCTGGGATTTTTAATCCTCAATCCCATTTTATTAATGAGCATTGGTTCCTTTTTCACCGGGTGGGTGCTCATCCTGGAATTTATCTTTACCTTAGCCCTGGCTCTCAAAAGTTATCCGCTACAACCCGGTGGCTTGCTCGCACTTGAAGCTGTCCTATTGGGGATGACCACTCCGGCAACGGTCTATCATGAAGCACTCAATAATTTCCAAGTGATCCTGCTATTGATTTTCATGGTGGCCGGGATCTACTTCATGAAAGATTTACTCCTGTTTCTGTTTACCAAAATTTTATTGGGCGTCCGTTCAAAAGTTTTATTGGGACTCTTGTTTTCCATTATGGGTGCCTTTCTTTCGGCATTCCTCGATGCCTTGACGGTCACAGCAGTCATCATTGCCGTCGCGTTGGGTTTCTATAACATTTACCACAGGGTGGCCTCCGGCAAATCGTCGCAGACCTCTTATGATTCGACAAGCGATCATGAGATCGACTCTCTCCACCGTGAAAATTTAGACAATTTCCGAGGCTTCCTTCGCAATTTATTAATGCACGGAGCGGTTGGAACAGCCTTGGGCGGAGTCTGTACTCTTGTAGGTGAACCCCAAAATTTATTAATCGCGGACAAAGCGGGCTGGGAATTTCTGGAGTTCTTTTTGCGCATGGCCCCCGTGACGCTTCCTGTTCTGGCCACAGGATTGTTCACCTGCATCATCGTTGAGAAATTACGATGGTTTGATTATGGCTTTCAACTCCCAGATCCCGTTCGCCTCATCTTGGTGGAATTCGAGACCGAGCAACAGAAACGACGAGATTCCGCGGACACGGCGAAGCTTATCATTCAAGCCATTGCGGGCATTTGGTTGATTTTTGCCTTAGCCTTTCACCTGGCGGAGGTCGGAATTATCGGACTCACGGTGATCGTGTTCATTACCGCCTTTAACGGGATTATCGATGAGCATCAACTTGGAGAAGCGTTCAAGGAAGCGCTTCCCTTCACGGCGCTCCTCGTGGTTTTTTTCGCCATTGTGGCCGTGATCCAGGACCAGAACCTGTTTTCGGGCATTATCGGCTATGGATTAAGCTTGGAGGGATCGCATCAAATCGGCATGTTTTATCTGGCCAATGGCATTCTTTCGGCCATCAGCGACAATGTCTTTGTTGCGACGGTTTATGTCCAGGAAGTGCTCCGCGCCTACCAGGCGGGCACCATTACCCGTGACCAATTTGACCTTTTGGCCGTTGCCATCAATACCGGCACGAATATTCCCAGTGTGGCGACGCCAAACGGACAGGCCGCATTTTTATTTTTACTCACCTCTTCACTCGCTCCGGTTATCCGTTTATCATATGGGAAAATGGTCTGGATGGCGCTTCCCTATACGTTGACCATGGCGAGCGTCGGTCTGTTTGCCGTGTATTTTTTATTAGATCCGGCGACAGCATATCTCTACGACACCGGACTCCTCCAACATCATAGCCCGAGTAGCTCCGGCAATCCCACAGAACCGGCAGTCCATTAG